The Haloplanus salinarum genome includes a region encoding these proteins:
- a CDS encoding transposase, with translation MVTVTVTAKFHNPSLSRRKEWQHATRLYRDTKQFCIDGWENGDFDKSVTTASIDNDLYSAIQNQAIREAKSDHNKDGEIRYRESQPFAVNNQNWEIDTTENGTVVVGFPCVSQWWYTPIEVYDDIANPVDRLVEGDADKTRLQVYRRGDDWYCTFNIEYDADTSGETPIGVDIGERHILAVTAYDEDESMLVSGGEAKYVRRKYRSLRESLSKAGALRARNRVGDKEQRRIKDMNHKLSRRLITFAEQFENPVIRMEDLEGIRENSSWSGVHSWHFHQLQQFITYKAERAGVRVEKVDAYHTSQRCSACGSMGTRDGDHFSCTECGRGRHADLNASENIAQREGEPCTA, from the coding sequence ATGGTCACGGTGACCGTCACCGCGAAGTTCCACAATCCATCCCTCTCACGGCGCAAAGAGTGGCAACACGCCACTCGACTCTACCGTGACACCAAGCAATTCTGTATCGACGGATGGGAAAACGGCGACTTCGACAAATCCGTGACCACGGCTAGCATCGACAACGACCTCTACTCGGCAATCCAGAACCAAGCCATCCGGGAGGCAAAATCCGACCATAATAAGGACGGAGAGATTCGCTACCGAGAGAGTCAGCCGTTCGCCGTCAACAACCAGAACTGGGAAATCGACACGACTGAGAACGGCACGGTCGTCGTCGGCTTCCCGTGCGTCTCCCAATGGTGGTACACCCCGATAGAGGTGTACGACGACATTGCCAATCCAGTAGACCGACTAGTCGAAGGTGACGCCGACAAGACTCGTCTACAGGTCTACCGTCGCGGAGACGACTGGTATTGTACGTTCAATATCGAGTACGACGCCGATACGTCGGGCGAGACGCCCATCGGTGTCGATATTGGTGAACGACACATCCTCGCTGTGACCGCCTACGATGAGGACGAGTCGATGCTGGTGTCTGGTGGTGAGGCGAAGTACGTTCGACGCAAATATCGTTCCCTACGCGAGTCGCTATCGAAAGCGGGTGCGCTTCGCGCACGCAACCGCGTGGGTGACAAAGAACAGCGTCGGATCAAAGACATGAACCACAAACTCTCCCGTCGCCTCATCACGTTCGCGGAACAGTTCGAGAACCCCGTCATTCGGATGGAAGATCTCGAAGGCATCCGCGAGAACAGTTCGTGGTCGGGCGTCCACTCGTGGCACTTCCACCAACTCCAACAGTTCATTACGTACAAAGCCGAACGCGCTGGTGTTCGCGTTGAAAAGGTCGATGCGTACCATACCAGCCAGCGGTGTTCGGCGTGTGGTTCGATGGGAACCCGTGATGGCGACCACTTTTCGTGTACGGAGTGTGGCCGTGGACGACACGCCGACCTGAACGCTTCGGAGAATATCGCACAACGGGAGGGTGAACCATGCACGGCGTAA
- a CDS encoding DUF7504 family protein: MVLAPDGRRVRVANVVRTAVVHRHVDSLDPARIGIIDTSGSDGRSVVDATTEHVSSPSDLTGISVGTAKLFRQFENRGVSDIRYGLISVSTLLQYTNSKKVFNFLYVYTKRIAETGGLGVYTLDDDSHDPQVVNTITGQFDGVIELRGTDGDLQFRVRGFGRRPTAWDAF; encoded by the coding sequence ATCGTCCTCGCTCCGGATGGCCGGCGCGTCCGCGTCGCCAACGTCGTCCGGACCGCCGTCGTACATCGGCACGTCGACTCGCTGGATCCGGCCCGGATCGGCATCATCGACACCTCGGGAAGCGACGGCCGGTCGGTGGTCGACGCGACGACCGAACACGTCTCCTCGCCCAGCGACCTCACCGGTATCAGCGTCGGGACGGCGAAGCTGTTCCGGCAGTTCGAGAACCGTGGCGTCTCGGATATCCGGTACGGGCTGATCTCGGTGTCGACGCTGTTGCAGTACACGAACAGCAAGAAAGTGTTCAACTTCCTCTACGTCTACACCAAGCGGATCGCGGAGACGGGCGGACTCGGCGTCTACACGCTGGACGACGATAGCCACGACCCACAGGTTGTCAACACCATCACCGGACAGTTCGACGGCGTGATCGAACTCCGGGGGACGGACGGCGACCTGCAGTTCCGCGTCCGCGGGTTCGGACGGCGGCCGACGGCGTGGGACGCGTTCTGA
- a CDS encoding high-potential iron-sulfur protein, translating into MEDRAADTERRRLLALVGTGLATGLAGCSGGGDGGDGGDGGGDTATATATATATETATSGGEDTVPSEYETATAIGGAQRNPDSLSSKSAVNYQSEPKDGQKCSNCQFYIEDKNGDGMGACTLVEGNIDPEGYCVSYAEYEG; encoded by the coding sequence ATGGAAGATCGAGCAGCCGATACCGAACGACGTCGACTTCTCGCACTGGTCGGAACGGGACTCGCCACGGGGCTGGCCGGCTGTTCCGGCGGTGGCGACGGCGGCGATGGCGGCGACGGCGGCGGCGACACGGCGACGGCCACCGCGACGGCCACCGCGACGGAGACGGCCACCTCGGGCGGCGAGGACACCGTTCCGTCGGAGTACGAGACGGCCACCGCCATCGGCGGTGCCCAGCGGAATCCCGACTCGCTCTCCTCGAAGTCGGCGGTGAACTACCAGTCCGAGCCAAAGGACGGCCAGAAGTGTTCGAACTGCCAGTTCTACATCGAGGACAAGAACGGCGACGGCATGGGGGCGTGTACCCTCGTCGAGGGCAACATCGACCCCGAGGGCTACTGCGTCAGCTACGCCGAGTACGAGGGCTAG
- a CDS encoding type 1 glutamine amidotransferase domain-containing protein — protein sequence MPSALFVVSEEGYWGEECIEPLTTLDEAGVEVTVATPTGGPPVVDERSVDPANVGAETAERVREVHETDPRLNDPEGVTAVDAADHDAVVFPGGHGTEWDINQDRHARALLREAVDGGDTKALVVCHAVGILAFTRDADGDFLVAGRRVTGFPNAWEEGIVDDHDLMPDGRKLPYWVEDEVRAAGAEWDAELDAETSVTVDGDLVTARGPASSAAAARTLLAELGVEGGA from the coding sequence ATGCCATCCGCACTGTTCGTCGTCAGCGAGGAGGGGTACTGGGGAGAGGAGTGTATCGAGCCGCTGACGACGCTCGACGAGGCGGGGGTCGAGGTCACCGTCGCCACGCCCACGGGCGGGCCGCCGGTCGTCGACGAGCGGTCGGTCGATCCGGCGAACGTCGGGGCGGAGACCGCCGAACGCGTCCGGGAGGTCCACGAGACCGACCCGCGCCTGAACGACCCCGAAGGGGTGACCGCTGTCGACGCCGCCGACCACGACGCCGTCGTCTTCCCCGGCGGCCACGGAACCGAGTGGGACATCAACCAGGACCGCCACGCCCGCGCTCTGCTCCGCGAGGCCGTCGACGGCGGCGACACGAAGGCGCTCGTCGTCTGTCACGCCGTCGGCATCCTCGCGTTCACCCGCGACGCCGACGGGGACTTCCTCGTCGCCGGACGACGGGTCACGGGCTTCCCGAACGCCTGGGAGGAGGGCATCGTCGACGACCACGACCTGATGCCCGACGGACGCAAGCTTCCCTACTGGGTGGAAGACGAGGTGCGGGCGGCGGGCGCCGAGTGGGACGCCGAACTCGACGCCGAGACGTCGGTCACCGTCGACGGCGACCTAGTGACTGCCCGCGGACCGGCGTCCTCGGCCGCGGCGGCCCGGACGCTGCTCGCGGAACTCGGCGTCGAGGGCGGGGCGTAG
- a CDS encoding universal stress protein codes for MSVLAAVDSADESRVVQRGYELAQAFDEELVVFNVQPETESKSTAKEIAENAVKLALDDPQNVTAVGALGEPAPRILNEAEERRSNYIVLGPQKQTPIGKALMGSVSQLVLLNADSTVVFVSDEE; via the coding sequence ATGTCAGTCTTAGCTGCAGTCGACAGCGCGGACGAGAGCCGAGTGGTACAGCGCGGCTACGAACTCGCTCAGGCGTTCGACGAGGAGCTCGTCGTCTTCAACGTCCAGCCGGAGACGGAGTCGAAGTCGACCGCCAAGGAGATCGCCGAGAACGCGGTCAAGCTGGCGCTCGACGACCCGCAGAACGTCACGGCCGTCGGAGCGCTCGGCGAGCCCGCGCCGCGCATTCTCAACGAGGCGGAGGAGCGTAGGTCCAACTACATCGTCCTCGGACCGCAGAAGCAGACGCCGATCGGCAAGGCACTGATGGGCAGCGTCTCCCAGCTCGTGCTGTTGAATGCCGACTCCACCGTCGTCTTCGTCTCCGACGAGGAGTAA
- a CDS encoding M20 family metallopeptidase, producing the protein MVVYGDVAGASLGERVAETTADLVTYRTTEDRPGEIEACLSAVADFFADADVTVERYSHDDTPSLVVSLDGSLTPDVVFHGHLDVVPGADRLFTPRYVTEGELSGRGTADMKGGLAAMMHVVRDLSRTPDPPSLALMVVTDEERGGYDGARYLLEEVGYDPAFCITGEPNNLAGYMDIVHRQKGVIRIDLRATGDPAHAATPEQGESAIETLMAAYPAVDAAVDGVARDYDWEPTVNYGRIEGGTAVNQVADAARLQLDVRYPDAEARDSVLGALRDISDLSVESVGHGAPVDTAPDDPYVRGLQRHAERVLGREVDLVRKPHTSDLRHFATHGVPGVAFGPEGYGSHESYEYLVLDSLPDYCRTLAAFAADAPYSSSSRSQ; encoded by the coding sequence ATGGTCGTGTACGGCGACGTCGCCGGAGCGTCGCTCGGGGAGCGGGTGGCCGAGACGACCGCCGATCTCGTGACGTACCGAACCACCGAGGACCGGCCGGGGGAGATCGAGGCCTGCCTCTCCGCGGTCGCCGACTTCTTCGCCGACGCCGACGTGACCGTCGAGCGCTACAGCCACGACGACACCCCCTCACTGGTCGTCTCGCTCGACGGTTCGTTGACTCCCGACGTCGTCTTCCACGGCCACCTCGACGTCGTTCCGGGCGCCGACCGCCTGTTCACGCCACGGTACGTCACCGAGGGCGAACTCTCGGGGCGGGGGACGGCGGACATGAAAGGGGGACTCGCGGCGATGATGCACGTGGTACGTGACCTCTCGCGGACTCCCGATCCGCCGTCGCTCGCGCTGATGGTCGTCACCGACGAAGAGCGCGGCGGCTACGACGGCGCCCGCTACCTCCTCGAGGAAGTGGGGTACGACCCCGCCTTCTGCATCACGGGCGAACCGAACAACCTCGCGGGCTACATGGACATCGTCCACCGACAGAAGGGGGTGATCCGGATCGACCTGCGGGCGACTGGCGACCCCGCACACGCCGCGACACCCGAGCAAGGCGAGAGCGCCATCGAGACGCTGATGGCGGCCTACCCCGCCGTCGACGCGGCCGTCGACGGGGTGGCCCGGGACTACGACTGGGAGCCGACCGTCAACTACGGTCGCATCGAGGGGGGGACGGCAGTCAACCAGGTCGCCGACGCCGCTCGTCTCCAGCTCGACGTGCGCTATCCGGACGCCGAGGCCCGCGACAGCGTCCTTGGGGCGCTCCGTGATATTTCCGACCTCTCCGTCGAGAGCGTCGGCCACGGCGCCCCCGTGGACACGGCCCCCGACGATCCGTACGTTCGTGGCCTGCAACGTCACGCCGAACGGGTACTCGGACGGGAGGTCGATCTGGTCCGCAAACCGCACACGAGCGACCTGCGACACTTCGCGACCCACGGGGTGCCGGGCGTGGCGTTCGGGCCCGAGGGCTACGGCTCTCACGAGAGTTACGAGTATCTCGTTCTCGACAGCCTCCCCGACTACTGTCGGACGCTCGCCGCCTTCGCCGCGGACGCACCCTACAGTTCCAGTTCGAGGTCCCAGTAG
- a CDS encoding GNAT family N-acetyltransferase, protein MDEERPFVPDLPAGYTIRRIEWDDAPEVAAVYAAAYPADTDYPLVETAAVRSTLLGDPDVAAFVAETDDGVTGTATIEYDSLDEGNAQICKLAVHPDHQGRGLGRELLKHRLNVLHADEAFSGLVYSAAVTSHPASQHNLLARGFAPFSIHKDFQGGYFGPHNESEVITLYTPSIDYDERDVYVPERYRHVVERTLANASLDLLGRRIRTVNTVTYPQADQVEMALSRERGFLWEVTAGGDESWARTEAEIRAAMREEDVHLMVPVDANARRLIALYEPLEADGFSPAGFVPDWLSRDGDRRDAFVFQHPPDDTPTEVAVVDDVKALIDTLGLDYRVVAAHDRYWDLELEL, encoded by the coding sequence ATGGACGAGGAGCGGCCCTTCGTGCCGGACCTGCCGGCGGGCTACACGATCCGACGGATCGAGTGGGACGACGCGCCCGAGGTCGCGGCGGTGTACGCGGCGGCGTATCCGGCGGACACCGACTACCCGCTGGTCGAGACGGCGGCGGTCCGGTCGACCCTCCTGGGCGACCCAGACGTCGCGGCGTTCGTCGCCGAGACGGACGACGGCGTCACCGGTACGGCGACCATCGAGTACGACTCGCTGGATGAGGGGAACGCCCAGATCTGCAAACTCGCGGTCCACCCCGACCACCAGGGACGGGGGCTGGGGCGCGAGCTCCTGAAACACCGGCTGAACGTGCTCCACGCCGACGAGGCGTTCTCCGGGCTGGTGTACTCGGCGGCGGTCACCTCCCATCCCGCCTCCCAACACAACCTGCTGGCACGCGGGTTCGCTCCCTTCTCGATCCACAAGGACTTCCAGGGGGGCTACTTCGGCCCCCACAACGAGAGCGAGGTCATCACCCTCTACACCCCCAGCATCGACTACGACGAGCGGGACGTGTACGTGCCCGAGCGGTATCGCCACGTCGTCGAGCGGACGCTGGCGAACGCGTCGCTGGACCTGCTCGGGCGGCGAATCCGCACGGTCAACACGGTGACCTACCCCCAGGCCGACCAGGTCGAGATGGCACTCTCCCGGGAGCGGGGCTTCCTCTGGGAGGTGACCGCCGGCGGCGACGAGTCGTGGGCGCGCACGGAGGCGGAGATTCGGGCCGCGATGCGCGAGGAGGACGTCCACCTGATGGTCCCGGTCGATGCCAACGCCCGCCGGCTCATCGCGCTCTACGAACCGCTGGAGGCGGACGGCTTCTCGCCCGCGGGGTTCGTCCCCGACTGGCTGAGCCGCGACGGGGACCGCCGTGACGCCTTCGTCTTCCAGCACCCACCGGACGACACGCCGACCGAGGTGGCCGTGGTCGACGACGTGAAGGCACTCATCGACACGCTCGGCCTCGACTACCGCGTCGTCGCGGCCCACGACCGCTACTGGGACCTCGAACTGGAACTGTAG
- a CDS encoding Hsp20/alpha crystallin family protein translates to MSGRNPFDELEELFDRMQENFESAARTWDPAETDLPTSAGAGMRVDLEDTGEELVLTGDLPGFEADDIDVRVVDGTLRVGAERDEETEEEGGEYVRRERRRTSVSRSIDLPSAVDEDDITATYNNGVLTVRMPKSDPDSRGTRIDVN, encoded by the coding sequence ATGAGCGGACGAAACCCGTTCGACGAACTGGAGGAACTGTTCGACCGGATGCAGGAGAACTTCGAGAGCGCGGCACGGACGTGGGACCCCGCCGAGACCGACCTGCCGACGTCGGCGGGAGCCGGGATGCGCGTCGACCTCGAGGACACCGGCGAGGAACTCGTGTTGACGGGCGACCTCCCGGGATTCGAAGCGGACGACATCGACGTCCGAGTGGTCGACGGAACGCTACGGGTGGGCGCCGAGCGCGACGAGGAGACCGAGGAAGAGGGCGGGGAGTACGTCCGGCGCGAACGCCGGCGGACGTCGGTCTCACGGTCGATCGATCTCCCCTCGGCGGTCGACGAGGACGACATCACGGCCACCTACAACAACGGCGTCCTGACGGTCCGGATGCCGAAGTCGGATCCGGATTCGCGTGGCACGCGGATCGACGTGAACTGA